A single genomic interval of Streptomyces showdoensis harbors:
- a CDS encoding SDR family oxidoreductase, translating to MGNFLAGKVVAVTGAGRGIGRAVALACAAEGAKVVVNDYGVSIEGGEPTSEIAESVVKEIEAAGGAAVAVADDISTMAGGQRVVDVALAEYGRIDGVVCVAGILRERMLFNMSEEEWDPVVATHLKGTFTVFRAASAVMRRQGGGTLVGFTSGNHQGSVAQANYSAAKGGIISLVRSAALGLHKYGVTANAVAPVARTRMSANVPMELKEIGEPEDVAALVVYLLSDRARAEKITGQVYTIAGPKIAVWAQPRELRAGYAEGGAWTPDRIADFLPGTVGTDPMPMLQQLEEMARAAAAGDRPNSRKEG from the coding sequence GTGGGGAACTTCTTGGCAGGGAAGGTCGTCGCCGTGACGGGCGCGGGGCGGGGGATCGGCCGCGCGGTCGCCCTCGCCTGCGCGGCGGAGGGCGCGAAGGTCGTCGTCAACGACTACGGGGTCTCCATCGAGGGCGGCGAGCCGACGAGCGAGATCGCCGAGTCCGTCGTCAAGGAGATCGAGGCGGCGGGCGGGGCGGCCGTGGCCGTGGCCGACGACATCTCGACGATGGCGGGCGGGCAGCGCGTCGTCGACGTGGCGCTCGCCGAGTACGGGCGGATCGACGGCGTCGTGTGCGTCGCCGGCATCCTGCGCGAGCGGATGCTCTTCAACATGTCCGAGGAGGAGTGGGACCCCGTCGTCGCCACCCACCTCAAGGGCACCTTCACCGTCTTCCGGGCCGCCTCCGCGGTCATGCGCCGGCAGGGCGGCGGTACCCTCGTCGGCTTCACCAGCGGCAACCACCAGGGCTCGGTCGCCCAGGCCAACTACTCGGCGGCCAAGGGCGGCATCATCTCCCTGGTCCGCTCGGCGGCGCTCGGCCTCCACAAGTACGGCGTCACGGCGAACGCGGTCGCGCCCGTCGCCCGCACCCGGATGTCGGCCAACGTGCCCATGGAGCTCAAGGAGATCGGCGAACCGGAGGACGTGGCCGCGCTCGTCGTCTACCTGCTCTCCGACCGGGCCAGGGCCGAGAAGATCACCGGCCAGGTCTACACGATCGCCGGACCCAAGATCGCCGTCTGGGCCCAGCCCCGCGAACTGCGGGCCGGATACGCCGAGGGCGGCGCCTGGACCCCGGACCGGATCGCCGACTTCCTCCCGGGCACGGTCGGGACGGACCCGATGCCGATGCTCCAGCAGCTGGAGGAGATGGCGCGGGCGGCCGCCGCCGGAGACCGCCCCAACTCCCGCAAGGAGGGCTGA
- a CDS encoding cyclase family protein has protein sequence MSSPSALPPEFHEIAKRVNNWGRWGRDDEIGTLNLITDEVVREAAATVRTGRRVPLAVALEQDGVQTGMIPGRVNPLHVMVQINQELFGPGTVATSDDAVTLGLQAGTHWDALTHVSHSGRIYNGRPADTVTAHGRSQYSGIHTARHLVSRGVLLDVAAAKGLDRLPGDHAVTPEDLDEAAEFGGVTVRSGDIVLVRTGQIRAYLAGDKHGYAFPSPGLSVRTPEWFHARDVAAVANDTLTFEIFPPEIENLWLPVHALDLVEMGMLQGQNWNLEELSTACAQERRYAFLLSAMPEPFVGGTGTPVAPVAVL, from the coding sequence ATGTCTTCCCCCAGCGCACTCCCGCCCGAATTCCACGAGATCGCCAAGCGCGTCAACAACTGGGGCCGTTGGGGCCGGGACGACGAGATCGGCACCCTCAACCTGATCACCGACGAGGTGGTCCGCGAGGCCGCCGCCACCGTCCGCACCGGCCGGCGCGTCCCGCTCGCCGTCGCCCTCGAACAGGACGGCGTACAGACCGGCATGATCCCCGGCCGGGTCAACCCGCTCCACGTCATGGTCCAGATCAACCAGGAGCTCTTCGGCCCCGGCACCGTCGCCACCAGCGACGACGCCGTGACCCTCGGCCTCCAGGCCGGCACCCACTGGGACGCGCTCACCCACGTCTCGCACTCGGGGCGCATCTACAACGGGCGGCCCGCCGACACCGTCACCGCGCACGGCCGCTCGCAGTACAGCGGCATCCACACCGCCCGCCACCTGGTGAGCCGCGGGGTGCTGCTCGACGTGGCCGCCGCCAAGGGCCTGGACCGGCTGCCCGGCGACCACGCCGTCACCCCCGAAGACCTCGACGAGGCGGCGGAGTTCGGCGGGGTCACCGTACGCTCCGGCGACATCGTCCTCGTACGCACCGGGCAGATCCGGGCGTATCTCGCCGGGGACAAGCACGGCTACGCGTTCCCCTCGCCCGGCCTGTCCGTGCGCACGCCCGAGTGGTTCCACGCCCGGGACGTGGCGGCGGTCGCCAACGACACGCTCACCTTCGAGATCTTCCCGCCGGAGATCGAGAACCTGTGGCTGCCCGTGCACGCCCTCGACCTGGTCGAGATGGGCATGCTCCAGGGGCAGAACTGGAACCTGGAGGAACTGTCCACAGCCTGTGCACAAGAGCGGCGGTACGCGTTCCTGCTCTCCGCGATGCCGGAACCCTTCGTGGGCGGGACGGGTACCCCCGTGGCACCGGTGGCCGTCCTCTGA
- a CDS encoding ATP-binding protein — MQVLQVQLEVGPDPAEVGRARRWARSRLAGSGIGDDEPLADTLVLLISELVTNAVVHTGCPAVLRMLFGGGGVRVEVADTSDRPPKPRHAEGEDTNGRGLELVDGLADRWGWQREGAGKSIWCEVDRAPAAGTLAQGSPSRVHC; from the coding sequence GTGCAGGTGCTTCAGGTTCAGTTGGAGGTCGGACCCGATCCGGCCGAGGTGGGTCGCGCCCGGCGCTGGGCGCGTTCGCGGCTGGCCGGGTCGGGGATAGGGGACGACGAGCCGCTGGCGGACACGCTGGTGCTGCTCATCTCCGAGCTCGTCACCAACGCGGTGGTCCACACGGGCTGCCCGGCCGTGCTGCGGATGCTGTTCGGCGGGGGCGGGGTGCGGGTCGAGGTCGCCGACACGAGCGACCGGCCGCCCAAGCCCCGGCACGCGGAGGGCGAGGACACCAACGGGCGCGGTCTGGAGCTGGTGGACGGCCTGGCCGACCGGTGGGGCTGGCAGCGCGAGGGCGCCGGCAAGAGCATCTGGTGCGAGGTGGACCGGGCCCCGGCCGCGGGGACGCTCGCGCAGGGCTCACCCTCCCGGGTGCACTGTTGA
- a CDS encoding acyl-CoA dehydrogenase family protein produces MDFRLTEDQRALRRGVRELLDRSFGRDALRAAVERGSLDRELWRELGAAGFFALRLPEEAGGVGLGLPEAVLLFEEAGRALLPGPLIATHLAAGEVPGAAEGAAVVTAVDPSGFVEWLTEADTVRGEAGSAVPVRSVDPLTPLHRVPGAGGARPDPDRPDRADPADWADRADPADPADPAAREAREAQEAQEASLLTAAEQLGSAARTTELAVAHARTREQFGQPIGAFQAVKHLCAQMLVRTELARAAVYAAAVTADPVEIAGARLLADEAATLCARDCLQVHGGMGFTWEADVHLHLKRAWVRAERGLSGAAAEELVAARL; encoded by the coding sequence GTGGACTTCCGACTCACCGAGGACCAGCGGGCGCTCCGCCGGGGCGTGCGCGAGCTGCTCGACCGCAGCTTCGGCCGGGACGCGCTGCGGGCGGCCGTGGAACGCGGGTCCCTCGACCGGGAGCTGTGGCGCGAGCTCGGCGCCGCCGGCTTCTTCGCGCTCCGGCTGCCCGAGGAGGCGGGCGGGGTCGGCCTCGGGCTCCCGGAGGCGGTGCTGCTGTTCGAGGAGGCCGGGCGGGCGCTGCTGCCGGGACCGCTGATCGCGACGCACCTGGCGGCGGGGGAGGTGCCGGGGGCGGCGGAGGGGGCCGCGGTCGTCACCGCCGTCGACCCGAGCGGGTTCGTGGAGTGGCTGACGGAGGCGGACACGGTACGGGGGGAGGCCGGGTCCGCCGTTCCCGTGCGGAGCGTGGACCCGCTGACGCCGCTGCACCGGGTGCCGGGCGCCGGGGGTGCGCGGCCGGATCCGGACCGGCCGGACCGGGCGGACCCGGCGGACTGGGCAGACCGGGCGGACCCGGCGGACCCGGCGGACCCGGCGGCCCGGGAGGCCCGGGAGGCCCAGGAGGCCCAGGAGGCCTCCCTCCTCACCGCCGCCGAACAGCTCGGCAGCGCCGCCCGCACCACCGAGCTGGCCGTCGCCCACGCCCGTACCCGGGAGCAGTTCGGGCAGCCGATCGGCGCCTTCCAGGCGGTCAAGCACCTGTGCGCGCAGATGCTCGTGCGGACCGAGCTCGCCCGGGCCGCCGTCTACGCGGCGGCCGTCACCGCCGACCCGGTCGAGATCGCCGGGGCCCGGCTGCTCGCCGACGAGGCCGCGACCCTCTGCGCCCGGGACTGCCTCCAGGTGCACGGCGGGATGGGCTTCACCTGGGAGGCGGACGTGCACCTGCACCTCAAGCGGGCGTGGGTGCGGGCCGAGCGCGGGCTGTCGGGGGCGGCGGCGGAGGAGCTGGTGGCCGCGCGGCTGTAG
- a CDS encoding acyl-CoA dehydrogenase family protein — protein MELAYTEEEEEFRARLREWLAAALPGLPPKPDPLDWPARRAYDCGWQRRLYDAGYGHVHWDASPTQRLIFLEETERAGAPYVGANFVGLLHAGPTIAAEGTPAQRERWLEPVLRGDEVWCQGFSEPEAGSDLAALRTRAVRDGDAYVVTGQKIWTSHAEAADWCELLVRTDPDAPRHRGISWLAMPMDAPGITVRPLRTLAGSTEFAEMFLDEVRVPVANRVGEENDGWRVTMVTLSFERGTAFVGEVVACRRVLGELARTARKNGTWDDPVLRRRLGRLGAEFQALWRLTQWNVSEAQASGGVPGTGGSVFKLRYSHARQELYDAAAAVLGPEALDLGREWNQDRLSSLSYTIAAGTSQIQQNIVAERILGLPKGR, from the coding sequence ATGGAGCTGGCCTACACGGAGGAAGAGGAGGAGTTCCGGGCCCGGCTGCGGGAGTGGCTCGCCGCCGCGCTGCCCGGACTGCCGCCCAAGCCCGACCCGCTCGACTGGCCCGCCCGGCGCGCGTACGACTGCGGCTGGCAGCGGCGCCTCTACGACGCCGGGTACGGCCACGTCCACTGGGACGCCTCGCCGACCCAGCGCCTGATCTTCCTGGAGGAGACCGAACGGGCCGGCGCCCCCTACGTCGGCGCCAACTTCGTCGGCCTCCTGCACGCCGGGCCCACCATCGCCGCCGAGGGCACGCCCGCACAGCGCGAACGCTGGCTCGAACCCGTGCTGCGCGGCGACGAGGTCTGGTGCCAGGGCTTCAGCGAACCCGAGGCCGGCTCCGACCTCGCCGCCCTGCGCACCCGGGCGGTCCGCGACGGGGACGCGTACGTCGTCACCGGCCAGAAGATCTGGACCTCGCACGCCGAGGCCGCCGACTGGTGCGAACTCCTCGTGCGCACCGACCCGGACGCCCCGAGGCACCGGGGCATCAGCTGGCTCGCCATGCCCATGGACGCCCCCGGGATCACGGTCCGGCCGCTGCGCACCCTCGCCGGGTCCACCGAGTTCGCCGAGATGTTCCTGGACGAGGTGCGCGTGCCGGTCGCCAACCGGGTGGGCGAGGAGAACGACGGCTGGCGCGTCACCATGGTCACCCTCTCCTTCGAACGCGGCACCGCCTTCGTCGGCGAGGTCGTCGCCTGCCGCCGGGTGCTCGGCGAACTCGCCCGCACCGCCCGGAAGAACGGCACCTGGGACGACCCCGTCCTGCGCCGCCGGCTCGGCCGCCTCGGCGCCGAGTTCCAGGCACTGTGGCGGCTCACCCAGTGGAACGTCAGCGAGGCCCAGGCGAGCGGCGGCGTCCCCGGCACCGGCGGCTCCGTGTTCAAGCTGCGCTACTCGCACGCCCGCCAGGAGCTGTACGACGCGGCCGCCGCCGTCCTCGGGCCCGAGGCGCTCGACCTGGGCCGCGAGTGGAACCAGGACCGGCTCTCCTCGCTGTCGTACACGATCGCCGCCGGCACCTCGCAGATCCAGCAGAACATCGTCGCCGAGCGCATCCTCGGCCTGCCGAAGGGCCGGTGA
- a CDS encoding amidohydrolase family protein, translating to MTELPRIISVDDHVIEPAHLFDTWLPAKYRDRGPKALTAGIGELAYVGGKYRITMDPDGPPTDWWIYEDLMFPYKRNIAAVGFDRDDMTLEGITRAEMRPGCWDPAERLKDMDLNHVEASLCFPTFPRFCGQTFAEAHDKEVALACVRAYNDWMVEEWCGDSGGRLIPLCIIPLWDIDLAVAEIRRNAARGVKAVTFSEIPTHLGLPSIHSGYWDPFFAVCQETGTVVNMHIGSSSQMPAASPDAPPAVQASLSFNNAMASMMDFLFSGVLVKFPRLTLAYSEGQMGWIPYALERADDVWEEHRAWGGVRDLIPEPPSTYYYRQIFCCFFRDKHGIASLDVVGRDNATFETDYPHVDSTFPHTKDVALDHVKGLDDETVYKLMRGNAIRMLGLGIV from the coding sequence ATGACGGAACTGCCCCGCATCATCAGCGTCGACGACCACGTGATCGAGCCGGCCCACCTCTTCGACACCTGGCTGCCGGCGAAGTACCGCGACCGGGGGCCCAAGGCCCTCACCGCGGGCATCGGCGAGCTCGCCTACGTGGGCGGGAAGTACCGGATCACGATGGACCCCGACGGTCCGCCCACCGACTGGTGGATCTACGAGGACCTCATGTTCCCGTACAAGCGGAACATCGCCGCCGTCGGCTTCGACCGCGACGACATGACCCTGGAGGGCATCACCCGCGCCGAGATGCGGCCCGGCTGCTGGGACCCGGCCGAGCGGCTCAAGGACATGGACCTCAACCACGTCGAGGCCTCGCTCTGCTTCCCCACCTTCCCCCGCTTCTGCGGCCAGACCTTCGCCGAGGCGCACGACAAGGAGGTCGCCCTCGCCTGCGTCCGCGCCTACAACGACTGGATGGTCGAGGAGTGGTGCGGCGACAGCGGCGGCCGGCTGATCCCGCTGTGCATCATCCCGCTCTGGGACATCGACCTCGCCGTCGCCGAGATCCGGCGCAACGCGGCCCGCGGCGTCAAGGCCGTCACCTTCTCCGAGATCCCCACCCACCTCGGACTGCCGTCCATCCACTCCGGCTACTGGGACCCGTTCTTCGCGGTCTGCCAGGAGACCGGGACGGTGGTGAACATGCACATCGGGTCCAGCAGCCAGATGCCGGCCGCCTCCCCGGACGCCCCGCCGGCCGTCCAGGCGTCCCTCTCCTTCAACAACGCGATGGCGTCGATGATGGACTTCCTCTTCTCCGGCGTCCTGGTGAAGTTCCCCCGGCTCACGCTCGCCTACAGCGAGGGCCAGATGGGCTGGATCCCGTACGCCCTGGAGCGCGCCGACGACGTGTGGGAGGAGCACCGCGCCTGGGGCGGGGTCCGCGACCTGATCCCCGAGCCGCCCTCCACCTACTACTACCGGCAGATCTTCTGCTGCTTCTTCCGCGACAAGCACGGCATCGCCTCGCTCGACGTCGTCGGCCGCGACAACGCCACCTTCGAGACCGACTACCCGCACGTCGACTCCACCTTCCCGCACACCAAGGACGTCGCCCTCGACCACGTCAAGGGCCTCGACGACGAGACCGTCTACAAACTGATGCGCGGCAACGCCATCCGCATGCTCGGCCTCGGAATCGTCTGA
- a CDS encoding class I adenylate-forming enzyme family protein has translation MNETAHALGESRTLWELVERRAALTPDRPVLLQGDRVLTFGELRDRAERCAAGLYGRGVRPGSVVAWQLPTRIETAVLSFALARLGAVQTPVIPFYRDKEVGFALRESGAEFFAVPGVWRGFDHAAMARRLGARGVFEAYEPDALPDGDPAVLPPPPASGTDVRWIYWTSGTTSDPKGVLHTDRSLLAGGSCLAHALHLSEADVGSMAFPYAHIAGPDYTVMLLLYGFPAVMFEQFALPEALEEYRKHGVTVAGGSTAFYSMFLAEQRKQPGEPVIPTLRLLAGGGAPKPPEIYHAVTREMGCQLTHGYGMTEVPMITMGDPGDTPENLAGTEGRPPAGMEIRITADGEVRLRGEAVCRGYLDPAQTAAAFDEDGFLITGDVGRLTEDGHLVLTGRIKDIIIRKGENISAKEIEDLLHEHPGVGDAAVIGLPDPERGERVCAVVEQPGGAEPLTLETVTAFLREAGLSVFKLPEQLEVVEALPRNETLRKVLKYKLRERYS, from the coding sequence ATGAACGAGACCGCACACGCCCTGGGCGAGTCCCGGACGCTCTGGGAGCTCGTCGAGCGCCGCGCCGCGCTGACCCCCGACCGGCCCGTCCTGCTCCAGGGCGACCGCGTCCTCACCTTCGGCGAACTCCGCGACCGCGCCGAGCGCTGCGCCGCCGGCCTGTACGGCAGGGGCGTGCGCCCGGGCTCCGTCGTCGCCTGGCAGCTGCCCACCCGGATCGAGACCGCGGTGCTCTCCTTCGCGCTCGCCCGGCTCGGCGCCGTGCAAACCCCCGTCATCCCCTTCTACCGGGACAAGGAGGTCGGCTTCGCGCTGCGCGAGTCCGGCGCCGAGTTCTTCGCGGTCCCCGGGGTCTGGCGCGGATTCGACCACGCCGCGATGGCCCGGCGGCTCGGCGCGCGGGGGGTCTTCGAGGCGTACGAGCCGGACGCGCTGCCCGACGGCGACCCGGCCGTGCTCCCGCCGCCGCCCGCCTCCGGCACCGACGTGCGCTGGATCTACTGGACCTCGGGCACCACCTCCGACCCCAAGGGCGTCCTGCACACCGACCGCTCGCTCCTCGCCGGCGGCTCCTGCCTGGCCCACGCCCTGCACCTCAGCGAGGCCGACGTGGGCTCGATGGCCTTCCCGTACGCGCACATCGCCGGACCCGACTACACGGTGATGCTGCTGCTGTACGGATTCCCCGCGGTCATGTTCGAACAGTTCGCGCTGCCGGAGGCGCTGGAGGAGTACCGCAAGCACGGCGTCACGGTGGCCGGCGGGTCCACCGCCTTCTACTCGATGTTCCTCGCCGAGCAGCGCAAGCAGCCGGGCGAGCCGGTCATCCCCACCCTGCGGCTCCTCGCGGGCGGCGGCGCGCCCAAGCCGCCGGAGATCTACCACGCGGTGACGCGCGAGATGGGCTGTCAGCTCACCCACGGGTACGGCATGACGGAGGTCCCCATGATCACCATGGGCGACCCGGGGGACACCCCCGAGAACCTGGCCGGCACCGAGGGCCGCCCGCCCGCCGGCATGGAGATACGGATCACCGCCGACGGCGAGGTCCGGCTGCGCGGCGAGGCCGTCTGCCGCGGCTACCTGGACCCGGCGCAGACCGCCGCCGCCTTCGACGAGGACGGCTTCCTGATCACCGGGGACGTCGGCCGGCTCACCGAGGACGGCCACCTCGTCCTCACCGGGCGGATCAAGGACATCATCATCCGCAAGGGCGAGAACATCTCGGCCAAGGAGATCGAGGACCTCCTCCACGAGCATCCCGGCGTCGGCGACGCGGCCGTCATCGGACTGCCCGACCCCGAACGCGGCGAACGCGTCTGCGCGGTCGTCGAACAGCCCGGGGGCGCCGAGCCGCTGACCCTGGAGACGGTCACGGCCTTCCTCCGCGAGGCGGGACTCTCGGTCTTCAAGCTGCCCGAACAGCTGGAGGTGGTGGAGGCGCTGCCACGCAACGAGACGCTGCGGAAGGTCCTCAAGTACAAGCTCCGCGAGCGGTACTCCTGA
- a CDS encoding STAS domain-containing protein codes for MTIRVDEDEQNRWTVLRISGELDLVTSPLIRRRVHDAVAAGRHELVLDLAGVRFCDSSGVGVLVAARRLMRSCGGHLRMVLPARGAEDGAHVNRVLGALGVRRLFEVYEDLPAALDDSAEPLRTAAPAC; via the coding sequence GTGACGATCCGGGTCGACGAGGACGAGCAGAACCGATGGACCGTGCTGCGCATCAGCGGCGAACTGGACCTGGTCACCTCCCCGCTGATCCGCAGACGCGTCCACGACGCCGTCGCGGCCGGCCGGCACGAGCTGGTCCTCGACCTGGCCGGGGTCCGCTTCTGCGACTCCAGCGGCGTCGGCGTGCTCGTCGCCGCCCGGCGGCTGATGCGCTCCTGCGGCGGCCACCTCCGGATGGTCCTGCCCGCCCGCGGCGCCGAGGACGGCGCCCATGTCAACCGGGTCCTCGGCGCCCTGGGGGTCCGCCGCCTCTTCGAGGTGTACGAGGACCTCCCCGCGGCCCTCGACGATTCGGCCGAGCCGCTCCGCACGGCGGCCCCCGCCTGCTGA
- a CDS encoding sigma-70 family RNA polymerase sigma factor, with translation MAKDTPPRWDRRMQQRLARGEAAALGELYDRFASLVHSLAHRVLDDDDAADQVTREVFGYIWENPDAYDPKQGNLRAWVARLTQRQAVHRLRQSEAEAYAERGEGSAEELEQKVRRASVAARADYIVTSMPTPLRQALELAYFQRRDYRQTAADLGVTEDEARRRLRLGLQLLSTANTRPLEGSSPPGSYGRPL, from the coding sequence ATGGCGAAGGACACACCGCCGCGCTGGGACCGCAGGATGCAACAGCGGCTCGCACGCGGCGAGGCGGCCGCCCTCGGCGAGCTGTACGACCGCTTCGCCTCCCTCGTGCACAGCCTCGCCCACCGGGTGCTCGACGACGACGACGCGGCCGACCAGGTCACCCGCGAGGTCTTCGGCTACATCTGGGAGAACCCCGACGCCTACGACCCCAAGCAGGGCAACCTGCGCGCCTGGGTCGCCCGGCTCACCCAGCGGCAGGCCGTGCACCGGCTGCGGCAGTCCGAGGCGGAGGCGTACGCGGAGCGCGGCGAGGGTTCGGCGGAGGAGCTGGAGCAGAAGGTGCGCCGGGCCTCGGTCGCGGCCCGCGCGGACTACATCGTGACCTCCATGCCGACGCCGCTGCGGCAGGCACTGGAGCTGGCGTACTTCCAGCGCCGGGACTACCGGCAGACCGCCGCGGACCTGGGCGTCACCGAGGACGAGGCGCGGCGCCGGCTGCGGCTCGGGCTCCAGCTGCTGTCCACGGCCAACACCCGTCCGCTGGAGGGCTCTTCTCCGCCCGGCTCCTACGGACGTCCGCTGTGA
- a CDS encoding zf-HC2 domain-containing protein yields MTGANGDPEETARAPRIPGPRWAADDHADLSSPPPDPPEPPLPHRVLKSLLGAWALSACSPEETQAVEDHLTECAPCADEALRLRDAVGLLHAERDLDLDPLLRSRVLENCLGRRPARIPVPVWATPYDAETARLDALLRDIGESEWHAPVRLKWFEDERRVNRKTTVAGVIGHLLAVDGLVAASLGLDDPLGPGVGELSPAERTEAYWNGSPRPPTRAVREPWREQSHTLIRTASFAGRGVADLTVTYGDFALPLRDSLLERAFECWVHAEDIAQAVAYPYDPPSGAHMHDMIDLAARLLPATLAGRRRTGLAAPPRELVAAGSPGRSLHLEIEGAGGGHWYIALDSPAALGSREHTVAQVAMDGAEFFQLVAGHIPPEEAAAGQDGDREAIRDVLCAAASLSRM; encoded by the coding sequence GTGACCGGGGCGAACGGCGATCCTGAGGAGACCGCACGCGCCCCGCGGATACCGGGCCCGAGGTGGGCGGCGGACGACCACGCGGACCTGTCGTCCCCGCCGCCGGACCCGCCGGAGCCGCCGCTCCCGCACCGCGTCCTCAAGTCGCTCCTCGGCGCCTGGGCGCTGTCCGCCTGCTCGCCCGAGGAGACGCAGGCCGTCGAGGACCACCTCACCGAGTGCGCGCCGTGCGCCGACGAGGCGCTGCGGCTGCGCGACGCGGTCGGGCTGCTGCACGCCGAGCGCGACCTGGACCTCGACCCGCTGCTGCGCTCGCGGGTCCTGGAGAACTGCCTCGGCCGGCGCCCGGCGCGTATCCCGGTGCCCGTCTGGGCCACCCCGTACGACGCCGAGACCGCGCGGCTCGACGCGCTGCTGCGCGACATCGGCGAGTCGGAGTGGCACGCGCCGGTGCGGCTGAAGTGGTTCGAGGACGAGCGCCGGGTGAACCGGAAGACGACCGTGGCCGGGGTGATCGGGCACCTCCTCGCGGTGGACGGCCTGGTGGCGGCGTCCCTCGGCCTGGACGACCCGCTGGGTCCCGGCGTGGGCGAGCTCTCCCCCGCCGAGCGCACCGAGGCCTACTGGAACGGCTCGCCCCGGCCGCCGACCCGCGCGGTCCGCGAGCCCTGGCGGGAGCAGAGCCACACCCTCATCCGCACCGCCTCCTTCGCGGGCCGCGGGGTCGCGGACCTGACGGTGACGTACGGCGACTTCGCGCTGCCGCTGCGGGACTCGCTCCTGGAGCGGGCCTTCGAGTGCTGGGTGCACGCGGAGGACATCGCGCAGGCGGTCGCCTATCCGTACGACCCGCCGAGCGGCGCGCACATGCACGACATGATCGACCTCGCGGCCCGGCTGCTCCCGGCGACCCTCGCCGGACGCCGCCGTACGGGCCTGGCGGCCCCGCCCCGCGAGCTCGTCGCGGCCGGCTCGCCCGGGCGCTCCCTCCACCTGGAGATCGAGGGCGCGGGCGGCGGCCACTGGTACATCGCCCTGGACTCCCCCGCGGCGCTCGGCTCCCGCGAGCACACGGTGGCACAGGTGGCGATGGACGGCGCCGAGTTCTTCCAGCTGGTCGCCGGTCACATCCCGCCGGAGGAGGCCGCCGCCGGCCAGGACGGCGACCGCGAGGCGATCCGCGACGTGCTGTGCGCGGCGGCGTCCTTGAGCCGGATGTAG